TATCTAAAAGCAGTGCATAAATTATATTAATGAATAAAAATAATATAATAATGTATGAAGCACATAGATGAAGAACTTTTTAAAAACTCATTTTATTTCTTGTTAGAAAGTGAAGAACTACCAAGAGACACGTTAATAGAACGTATCAAAGAATTACCCCGAGATGAGCTGGAAGATATGGCCCATAGAGCCATAAGTTTGGCATTGCGTGAACGAGAAGCACGTCATGCTCTGCAGTGCAAAATTAATCAGCGATTTCATGACACGTTAGAAATGACTTTTTACTAAGTCTTCTTTTATTCCTTTTTTGTGCTTAAACTAAAATAAATGTAAACAAGCCAGATCCGCTCCAGCTGTTCACCTATTTAAAAAATATTTATTTTTAGTAGTTAAGAAACTTCGCCAGTTACAGTACTTACACTTTTTTGAGTTTTCTGTAATTGAGCAATTGCTGCATTAAGTCTAGTGTTAACTACATCCTGAGGCTGATTTGTAGATAATGCACTTTCCACATCTGTTATTGCAGTCTGTGCTTTTACAAGCTGAAGTTCAGCATCAATGGTATCATTTCTAATTTTACTATTTGAAGATTTACCCGCTTGAGACTTAACTGTATTAAATGAATTGTTCAACGTAGAATACTCCGATTTTAACGACGCCAAAGTATCATAAGCAGAACCACTACCTACATTAGAGGAAACTTTAGATGATACATCAGCAACGACTATATACGCAACAACACCTATGAAAAGGACTAACAATATTATTCCTAGAACTGATATTGTCATTGATGTAAATTTGAATAAGTTTAACCTTGATCTTTTCATTATATCACCAGATTAACCGTTTTAGGTTTTATAAATTGATTGAAAATAAACTTCATTAATTAATTAATTTTTATCATTTGTATAGTAAAGGATATTATATTATACATAGATATACTTTAACAATGGACACCATAACCGAAAAATCAAAAACATCAGTAGCAAAATTTGAAGAGTTTTTCAGCACACCTGAATGCAAAGAGATTGTTTCTGAAGCGCTCGCCAAGTATCCTGACGAAAGATCTGTAGTAGTGAACTATCTACAGCTCGAGATGTTTGACCCGGACTTGGCGGATTTGCTGATCGAAAAACCAGAAGAGGTTATACAGGCAGCACAAAAGGCAATAAAAAACATAGATACAGCCAGAAAAAATGCGGATTTACAGGTGAGGTTTGAAAATTTAAGTAATGTAATTCCTTTAAGGGACCTAAAAAGTAAATATATCGGTAAATTCGTTGCAGTTGACGGAATTATTAGGAAAGCCAATGAAATCCGTCCGCGAATTGTAAATGCAATGTTTGAATGTCGAAGCTGCATGAGGCTTCATGAAGTTCCTCAAAAAAGCAACATGATAAGCGAACCTGCACTATGTCAAGAGTGTGGTGGCAGATCATTTAGATTAATGCAAGATGAATCTGAATTTATTGATACACAAACAACAAAGCTTCAAGAACCTCTTGAAAACTTATCTGGGGGAGAACAGCCCAGACAGATTAATGTAGTTCTGGAAGATGATCTTGTAGACACCATCACTCCGGGAGACATTATAAGAATTACTGGAACCCTGAAAACTGTTCGAGACGAACAGACAAAACTTTTTAAAAATTATATTTACTGTAACTACATTGATGCACTTGAACAGGAATTTGAAGAACTTAAAATAAGTGAAGAAGACGAAGAGAAAATAAAAGAACTTGCAGCCAATCCTGACGTTTACAATAAGATTATCAATTCAACAGCACCTTCTATACAGGGTTATAGAGAAGTAAAAGAAGCTATAGCTCTCCAATTATTTGGAGGATGTGTAAAAGAGCTTGAAGATAAAACCAGGATCAGGGGAGATATTCACATACTTATTGTTGGTGATCCCGGTATTGGTAAATCTCAAATACTTAAATATGTATCAAAACTGGCACCAAGGGGAATATATACAAGTGGTAAAGGTACAAGTGGTGTAGGACTTACTGCAGCTGCTGTTAAGGACGATCTCGGAGGATGGTCACTTGAAGCAGGTGCATTAGTCTTAGCAGATAGGGGTAATGCTTGCGTAGACGAACTGGATAAAATGAGGTCTGAAGACAGGTCTGCTATACACGAAGCATTAGAACAGCAGACAATAAGTATTGCAAAAGCAGGTATAATGGCAACTTTAAACTCCAGATGTGCAATGCTCGCAGCAGCGAACCCAAAATTTGGAAGATTTGACCGTTATAAATCTGTTGCAGAACAGATAAACCTTCCAGCCCCAATACTTTCAAGGTTCGACCTCATATTTGTTGTGGAAGATAAACCTGATGCTGACAGAGACCGGAAACTGGCAAGCCACATTTTGAACATACATCAAACCGCAGAAATTCCTTTTGAGATTGATCCCGAACTCTTAAGGAAATATATTGCATATGCAAGAAAGCAAAGCAGCCCAGAACTTACTGATGGGGCTATTGAAGTACTTAAAGAGTTTTATGTTGGAATGAGAGGTAGTGCAGAAGATGAGGATTCTCCAGTTCCAATTACAGCTCGTCAGCTGGAAGCATTAGTCCGATTATCAGAGGCAAATTGTAAAATACGCTTAGGAAAAGAAGTTACCTCTGACGACGCAAAAAGGGCCATTAAACTGCAACAAGACTGTATGAGACAAGTTGGTCTTGATCCAGATACTGGTAAAGTTGATATCGACAAAGTAGAAGGACGTACACCTAAATCCGAACGTGATAAAATTAAATTGATTATGAATATAATTAAAGAACTTGGAGAAGAATATGATGGTAAAGTTCCAAGAGACATAATTATAGAAGAAGCATCTGCTAAACATAATATAGGTGAAGATAAAGCTGAGCAAATAGTAAATAAACTGCATCAACAAGGAATGATAATAGAGTCAGGTAGAAATCATTACAGAGCAATTTAATATAGATATTTAAATTCATTCAGTAATTATGTTTAAAGCCGTGTGATTTATCCACACTCAATTTTTTTTTATTTTTCAAAATTTTGACTATTTTTCCATGTCCAAAGAAATTTATAATTTCATAGCCATGATCATTACTTTTTTAAGTCATGAAAAGTATAACTATGTTCATTATAATTTAAAATGTTATTTTTAAGATTATAACTAAAGCAATTCAACTTTATTGGAGGGTTGATAATATGAGCGATTACGATAAATTATTAGATAGAGCTATAGACCAGTTACCCCAAAAGGTTTTTGAAACAAAAAGATTTAGCGTCCCTAAAGCATATTCAGTAATTCAGGGAAACAGAACAATTATACAGAATTTTAAAGATATTACAGAAGCATTAAACAGGGACCCCCAGCATGTCCTCAAATTTTTACTTAGAGAATTAGGAACTGCAGGGAATTTAGAAGGAAGCAGAGCTATAATGCAGGGTAAATTTACACACTACCTCATAAATGATAGGATAGACGACTATGTAAAAAGATTTATCATGTGCCACGAGTGTAACAGGCCAGATACCAAAATAGTCCGAGAAGACCGTGTATTTTTACTTAAATGCGAAGCATGTGGTGCTAAAGCTCCACTTAAGACATTATAAATGGGTTTTTCCATTTATACATATTATTTTTAAATAAATTTAATTAAATTAACCAATGATTTTTATGTTCTGTCCAAATTGTGGAAAAACTGAAGAGAAACTTTTTGATAACCTCTGCAGGTCCTGTTTTTTAAAAGATGTTGTTTTAGCTGAGATTCCTGATCAGATAGAAATAACAATATGTGCCCACTGCGAATCCCGCCTTGAAAAAGGAAAATGGCATGATTTAGAAATATCAGACGAAGAAGTTATACTAAACACATTAAATGAGCATATAACCTTAAACAAATATGCTCAAGACGTTGAAATTGATCTTGAACTGATTTTAGAAAGAGGATCTACCCTTGAATTTATTGTACATATCAAAGGATCTGTTTTAGGGGAAATAATCGAGCAAGACTATAAGTTAAATGTTAAAATCAATAGAAATGTCTGCCCAGAATGCAGTAAATACATGTCAGGATACTATGAGGCTGTAATTCAACTAAGGGTAGATAACAGAAATCCCGACGAAGAAGAGATAAACTCCATTGACATGCTCATTGCAGACAGCATCAATAAAATTTCAAAAAAGAACAAAATGGCATATATAGCAGAGCGCGTCGTGCTTAAAGAAGGAATAGATTACTACATTGGCTCTCAAAAGGTTGCAAAAAGATTATCGAATATCTTGAAGAATCACTTTGGTGGAGTTATTAAAGAATCACCTCGACTAATGGGCCGTGACAAATCCGCTGGAAAAGATCTCTACAGGACATGGATTTCTTTTAGAATACCTTATTTCAGAGTTAATGACTTTATCAAATATGGAAACGTTTTAGGTCAGGTTACAAGCATAGAAGGTAAACGAATTTCAGTCCATGATTTAGTTTCACAAAACCAGACCTCAATCCAGTGGCGTGATTACGATAAAATAGAAACAGTTGCAAAGAAAGAAGACATTAATGAAACAACTGTAACTGCAAAATCTCCAAATTCAATTCAGATACTTCACCCAGTTTCATATGAACCGTTAGATATAGATATAAATCCTGAAATTGCTGATGTTGAAATTGGGTCTCAAGTACCTGTGATTGAAATAGAAGGGAATGTTTATATTTTAGGGAATTTTAAAAATATTTAAATGTGCAAAGTGATAATTTAAATATTAATATGAATTATCTGATTTTTATAGTGAATGACCCCTATTTTGACGCTATTTAATAAAGATAATTTGCTTATGTGCTTTGAATTTGAAGACGTAAATTTAATCAATTACTAAAATTTATAAGTTTAAAAGGTTACGTCATTCACTATATTACACTAATAAAATTCATTTTTAGATAATTTACGGTGATATAATGGACATAGATAATACAATAGACATGATAGAAAGAGGAACACTGGAAATAATATCCCACGATGAACTTAAAGAAAAACTTCAAAAGGATTCTCCTGTAGCTTATATCGGTTATGAACCCTCGGGAAAAGTCCATCTTGGACATGCTATCACCGTTAAAAAGATGATAGACCTGCAGAAAGCAGGGTTCAAAATTAAAATTCTTCTTGCAGACCTTCATGCATATTTAAATGAAAAGGGAACCCTCAAAGAAATTAAGGAAATTGCAGATTACATGAGGAAATGTTTCCTTGCCTTTGGATTAAGTGAAGAAACTGAATTCATTTTGGGTTCCAGTTTCCAAACATCAGAAGAATACACCTGTAAAATATACCAGCTTGCACTTTCAACTACTCTTGCACGTGCAAAACGAAGTATGGCACAGATAACAAGACATGAAACTGATCACCGCGTTGCAGAAGTAATATATCCTCTTATGCAGGTTATAGACATGCTATTTTTAGATGTTGATGTTGCACTTGGTGGAATGGAACAGAGAAAAATACATATGCTTGCAAGGGAAAACCTACCGAAAGTAGGGTCTTCTGTACCAGTTATAATCCACACACCACTTCTCCATGGAACTGACGGCTCTGAAAAGATGTCTTCAAGTAAAGAAAATTTCATAGCCATCGATGATTCTCCTGAAACTATAAAAAAGAAGATTAAAAACAGTTTCTGCCCAGCAGGAGAAGTAGAAGGAAATCCAATAATTGAAATAGCAAAACACTTCATATATGACCATAAAGACACCATGTTAATTGAAAGACCTCCTAAATTTGGAGGAAATCTTGAATTAAGTTACAATGAGCTTTTAGAGTCATATAAAGATGGAAAATTACACCCTCTTGACCTCAAAAATACAGTAACAAAGGAATTAATTGAAATTTTAGAACCTGTAAGGAACTATTTTGAATAGGTGATTTTATGGAATATGAAATGAGAATACCTCCAGGAACCCCATCAAAATTGGTGGAAGAAGTTATGGAAAAATACGACAAATTAGAATTTAAACAGACTGAACAAGGACCTGTAATTGTCGGTGAAAAACAGGACCTTGAAGGTGCGCAGGACATTATCATCAGGGGTTTAAACCAGAGAATAAAAGAATTAGAGGATAAATAATATATTATCCTTGAAATTTATTTTAATTAAAATTTAATATTTTGGACTATTTAAACCACTATAAATGAGTTTAAACCAACAAATAAAAGAATTAATGGATAAAAAAGTAATTATCCTTTAAATTTATTAGTTAAAATTTAAAATCTTGAATATCAAGATACACTCTTATTTTTATTGAATTTTTACAACATCTCGAATATCATCAATTATGTCTTCTACGATGTCATCTATACCGTTTTGATCGCTCCATGTGCAGAGTTCTGTTCCTGGAACATCACCAATATCTTCAAATGTGCTTTCATCACTCCAAGCCTTTTGTAAGTCTTCAGAACAAAAACTTAAATCAGTATCATGATTTTCATAAATAATACCCCAAGTTTCAGAGTCTCTAACTTCCCAGTACCAGCTGTAAGTAATAGCACATTTTTCCTCATCCATTCCACTGGTTAAATCTTTAGTTAACCCCTGACAAACTTTAGACTCCTCTTCATAGCCTACAACTAATGATTTACCCTCATCAAGATCAATCTTTTTTTCCCAGATATCTTTAGGGCCTTGAACTTTCTCTAAATCTATATTTATTATCATATCTGTAAGTTCATCTTCATTTACCATGCTTGTGTTCTCCGTAAATAGTAAATAAACTCAGAATTTCATTAGAGCTTGATTTTTGTACAAATGATATTTATGATTTAAATAATACTTAATTTTTGTGCATATTACAATTCTAGTAGAATATATTTATAATTAATATACCATACTATTATGTTTAACTAGATGCATCTGCCAATTTTAGGAGAGATTACCTTCTTTATGTCCTCACAGATTTTGTTGATCCCATTATTTGCATTTATAACAAAGAAATCATTCTTCCGAGCAAGTTCAAGGTACCTTTCCCTGATTTTTTCAAGAAAAGCCTTATTCTCAAAACTATCTTTACCATCACACCGTTTAAGGGCAGTTTCAACATCCAGATCAAGCAATATTACCATGTCCGGTATTTTAACGAATTTATTTAATTCATAAAGCCATGAAGGGTCATTTTGATAAACAATACTTGAATAAAAAGACCTGTCACTTATCACAATTTTACCTGATTGTTCTGCAGCCTCGATTTCATCCATAAGTACCATGCGGTCGGCAGCAAATAAAAGAGCCAGGGTTTTCTGGAAATTTTCTGACGTGGCATCAGGATCCCTGAGCATTTTCCTTATTAATCTCCCAATATCAGAATCAGTGGGTTCAAAAACCCTCATAACTTCAAATCCGCATTCATTAAGCCATTCTTCAAGAAGAAGAATCTGTGTTGATTTTCCCGACCCATCAATGCCTTCTAAACATATATACATACTGGTTAGTTATTTTCATAATCCTAAATATAGTTTGAGCTCAAGAATCTGTTTAAGCATTAAAAGTATAATTATCTAAAAACTAAATAAACTACTATACCATCTGAATTTATTTTAACGTTCATGTCCCTGATCCTGTGCACTGTTTATACTTCATGTTGTGGTACTGTTAATTTAAGTTGAACCTGTTTAAAAAAATCCATTTATTTAATCAATGATTAACATAAATTACAGCACTAAATTAACACCATGTAAAAATTGCAGATTTTACGGTCACAAAACTAACAGTCTTCAAAATCATGTGAAATCAAAGATTTTTTATGCGTAGAAAAATGCATAACATACGAAAATCGAAGATTTCCGCGGTTACAAAATCTCTGATTTTGTAAACATTTTTCTCTGGCTGTTAAAATTCCATACATGAACGTTTTGAAATTATTTATGATTATAAATCCTGTTATTTACATTTATCCGGAGAAATACAATGAAAATAGAAATACCAGAACTACTGGCACCTGCAGGATCTATGGAATCCATGAAAGCAGCTGTGAATGCAGGGGCAGATGCCGTATACCTTGCAGGGAAACAGTTTGGGGCACGGCATTATGCAGCTAATTTTGATAACACAGATTTAAAAGAAGCTGTTCATTACGCCCATTTAAGGGGCGTAAAAGTTTATGTAACAGTTAACACTCTCATTAAAGACCATGAACTTCCAGATTTAGCCAAATATTTATTATTTTTATATGAAAGGGGAGTAGATGCAATTTTAGTTCAAGATGTGGGTGTTGCACGTATTGCAAAAGAGCTTGTTCCAGATCTTAACCTCCATGCATCCACACAAATGACAATTCACAACACTGAAGGAGTTAAATGGGCAGCAGAATTTGGATTCAAACGAGTGGTGCTTGCAAGGGAAATGAAACTGGCAGAAATAGAGGAAATCAACAAAAATATTGAACCCGGAGAAATTGAACTTGAAATATTTGCACATGGAGCTCTATGTTACTCCTATTCCGGACAGTGTCTTTTATCTTCATTTATCGGCGGGCGCAGTGGAAACAGGGGTATGTGCGCACAGCCGTGCAGGAAACCATATGATCTAATTTTAGGCGGGAAAGATGGATACGGCAGGCCCATTAATACAACTAAAGTTGAGATAATGCAAAGCATTATCGAACATCAAAAATCAAAGATTTTTGAAGCGAAAATTAAAGAGAAGTATTTATTATCGACACGTGATTTAGCGATTTATGAATATCTTGATAAAATATCAAAATCATCTGTAAGTTCACTCAAAATTGAGGGCAGAATGAGGTCTCCTGAATATGTGGCAGTTGTTGTGAGCACCTACAGAAAAGCACTGGATTCGATTAAAAAAGGAAGATGGAAGCCCAGAAAAAAAGATATTGATGACCTTAAATTAGCATTTAACCGTGATTTTACAGGAGGGTACCTTTTAGAAAAAGACGAAAGTTCAGTAATGAGTCGAGATCGTCCTGGAAACAGAGGAGTTTATGTTGGGCCTGTCACTGATTACAAGAAGAAAGATAAAAAAGCTGTAATTGAAATTAAAAATCAGATTATACCTGAAAAGGGAGACGGCATCGTTTTTATAAATAAAGATCAAAATAAAAACGAGTATGGTATGGTAATACATGAATCTCCACATATTTATAAAAATAAAGCTAATTTCACGGTTCAACGTCCGTTAAAACCTGGAACTTTAGTTTATATAACACGCAGGAAATCACTGCTGGATAAAGCTCAAAAAATAATTAGTGATGATAAACATCAGATAAAAATCGATTTAGATATATTTATAGAAAATAATGGATCTATATCGCTCCAGAGTAGATTTAATGCTCCAGATAATGTTTTAATTGATCTGAAATTAGTTCCTGATTTTAAAATGGAAGCTGCCGTTAAAAAACCCGTAACTGAAAAAATAATTGAAACCCAGTTTAGAAAAACTGGTGGCACCCCCTTTGATATAAAAAATATGAATATACATTATCCCGGAGGCTTTTTTGCACCAGTCAGTGAATTAAACAAGCTCCGCCGGGAACTATTTGAAAAAATAGAAGAAAAATTAATTTCAGCATCCTGTCCAAGTAAAAATAAAATGAAAGAAGCGCATGATAAATTGAACAAGTTGCTCCCTCAACTGGACATAAAAGCAAATAATATTAAACTAGATAAAAAATCAATTAGTTTAGCTGTATATGCCGACGATCTAGATATCCTAAAAGGTGCCGCCAGTGGGAAATGCGATAGAATTTATTTTGACCCATTTACAGGGAATGCTGCATTGAACTGCAACTCTAATTTAAATACCGCATCAACCTTAAATTTAATCAATAAAGCTGTGTCGATCTGTAAAAATACAAATACTGAACTAATCTTAAAATTTCCCAAAATTACTTCAAGCTATTACTTATCCTCTTTAAATTCTTTTTTAGCTAAAGCTTTTAATTCAGGGATTAGTGGAGTTATGACCGATTCTATTGGAGCTGCAGAATTTATGTTAAATCTCAATTTTCAGATTAATCTTTTTGCATCTGCAGGACTTAATATATGGAATTATAAATCAGTTGAAGAACTGCAAAACATTCTTAAGAATTTTACTGTATCTCCTGAGCTTTCAAAAGATGAGATTAAAAGGCTTGCTTTCAATATTCAAACTAGAGGAATTGATTCAAATTTAGAACTTTTAGTACAGGGAAATGTGGAATCTATAGTTTCTAAAGACTGCATTCCCCATATTGCAGGAGATAAAGTTCTTAAAAATAAAAATGCTGAAAAATCATTTCTGGGAATTGAAGATACTAAAAACCATTTATTCCCAATAAGATTGGATAATGAATGCAGAACCCGCATTTTAAACTCAGTGGAGTTGTGCCTGGTAGACTATATGCCCCAAATTTCTAAAATTGGCATTGATACAGTTATAATCGATGCAAGAGGCAGAACACAAAAATATGCCCATGAGATGAGCCATATTTATAAAAAAGCCATTGAGATCGGGGCTAAGAAGGACCAAAAATCAAAACGTGAACTTAATGCTTTAAAAAATAAGGTTAAAAAGATCTCTTTAGGTGGAATAACAACTGGAAACTTCCTCAGAGGAGTTACAGAACAGTAAATTTCCCTGGCCAATTACTCCCAATTTCATAACTTACAGAAAAATATTAATAATTTTTTTAACATAGTTGTTATGAGAGAGTGATTAGTTGAGCAGAATTAACAAATATTTATCCATAATACTTATTTTTATTCTGGTGATTTTTGCATCGGGTTGTGTTAATACACAAAATAATTCCACAGGAAACAATACCAATCAATCTCCAAGTACAAACAACAGCTCTTTTACCCCAAATGTGATTGTAACTGTAGCTTATCAAGGATCATGGAATGGTACTATTTCAGACAATACGGGAAATAGAACAGTGCATGGAACTTCCAGCAATAATTATAATTTAGGCCCAAATCCAGGTACAGTATCAGTTACTTTTAGAAAAACGGATAACAGCACATTACCTTTACGGGTACAGCTATTTCAAGGAAATAAAGTTATTGAAAGTCAAAGTACCAATGAATCATTTGGAACTGTTTTTATAAGCCACATATTTTAAGTATTCTTTATTTTGGTTATTAATATAGGATAATAAATGATCCTGTGGCTTAAAACATCTATTTCAATTAATTTGAAACTTAATTTTAATTAAAAAAGATGTTAACTTATAAAATTTGCTAAAACCTTCGATTAGTAAATTTAAGTCGTGTTTACTACCACATCACCAGTTCAATTTTAAGGTTATCCCCCTAAATTTTATTTTTAAATTTTTAGCTGCACCCAATTAGTATTAAATTTTTTATATTAATTATTACATATATAAATAATAATTAAAAAAAAAATTCAGTTCTAACAATTTATTTTAACCTTTGTAACGAGGGATATAATGGATAAAGATGAAAAAATTGATAAAAAAAGCAAAATTGAAGATTTAGAAGAATTTAGAGAGTATCCTGAAGGAAAAGGACTTACTACCGACCAGGGAGTGAAGGTAAGCCATACTGATGATTCATTAAAAGCAGGAAAAAGAGGACCTACACTGATGGAAGATTTTCATTTCAGGGAGAAAATAACCCATTTTGACCATGAAAGGATACCTGAAAGAATAGTACATGCCAGGGGTGCCGGTGCACATGGTTACTTTGAATGTTATGAGTCAATGTCTGAATATACAATGGCCAAATTCCTTCAAGAACCTGGAAAGAAAACACCAGTATTTGTGAGGTTTTCAACTGTAGCTGGATTTAGAGGTTCAGCAGACACTGCACGAGATGTTAGAGGTTTTGCCACCAAATTTTACACCGAAGATGGTAATTATGACCTTGTAGGCAATAATATACCCATATTTTTCATACAGGATGCCATTAAATTCCCGGACTTAATCCATTCAGTTAAACCAGAACCAGACAATGAAATACCACAGGCATCCACCGCCCATGACACATTTTATGACTTTGTGGTAAGTGCACCTGAGACAACCCATATGATCATGTGGGCATTATCTGACAGGGCAATACCCAGAAGCTACAGGATGATGGAAGGCTTCAGCGTCAACACATTTAGATTCGTGAACAGCGAAGGAAAAGGCAGATTTATCAAATTTATATGGAAACCACTACTTGGAGTGCATTCATTAGTCTGGGACGAGTCCATGAAACTTGGTGGAGAAGATCCAGATTACCACAGGCGCGACCTCTATGATGCAATAGATAATGGCGATTATCCAGAATATGAGCTTTACGTTCAGATGATTGAAGAAGAGGACGAACACAACTTTGATTTTGACATTCTTGACCCCACTAAACACTGGCCTGAAGAAATAATACCCCCTAAAAAGATTGGTAAACTTGTTTTAAATAGAAAACCAGACAATTTCTTCACTGAAGTGGAACAGGTAGCATTTTGCCCCGGAAACGTAGTCCCTGGGATAGACTTTAGTAATGACCCCCTTCTACAGGGCAGGCTCTTTTCATACATTGATACGCAACTTATCAGGTTGGGCGGTCCCAATTTCCACGAAATACCCATAAATAGACCATTAGCACCAGTACACAATAATCAACGCGATGGATATCACCGCCATACAATTAATACGGGTAAAACCAGTTATTTCCCCAATACATTGGGAGATAACTGCCCTAAACCTGTTCCTCGAGAGGAAGGAGGCTATGTCCATTACATGGAGAAAGTGGAAGGTAAAAAAATAAGAGATAGAAGCGATAAATTCAAGGACTTCTACAGTCAAGCTAGATCATTTTATAAAAGCATGTCTGAGCCTGAAAAGCAGCATATTATCAGTGCTTTCCACTTTGAAGTTGGAAAAGTGGAGTCAAAAGAAGTCCGCCAGAAAATGGTGGATCAATTTGCAAATGTAGATAAAGGACTTGCTGTAGCAATTGCAAAAGGAGTTGGTGTTTCACCACCGTCAGACGGTGCAGATTCCAGCACTGCAGACAACTTCCCATCATTCAGTATGGAAAATACAGTAAAAGACACTGTAAAAACCAGGAAAGTTGCCATACTTGCAGAAAACGGTTTCAATTATGATGAATTGGTGAATGTAAAGGACGCCCTTAAGGACGCGGGGGCAAATTCAGAAATCATATCTATGTACCTCGGAATGATCAAAGCGGATAACGGGCAGGAAATTGAAGTTGACAGGAATTACATTTCTACAGCATCTACTCAGTTCGATGCAGTCTACATACCTGGAGGTAAAGAAAGTGTGGACACACTGAAAAAACGCGGCGATGTAATTCATTTTGTAAATGAGGCATTCAAACACTGTAAAGC
This genomic window from Methanobacterium sp. contains:
- a CDS encoding U32 family peptidase, which codes for MKIEIPELLAPAGSMESMKAAVNAGADAVYLAGKQFGARHYAANFDNTDLKEAVHYAHLRGVKVYVTVNTLIKDHELPDLAKYLLFLYERGVDAILVQDVGVARIAKELVPDLNLHASTQMTIHNTEGVKWAAEFGFKRVVLAREMKLAEIEEINKNIEPGEIELEIFAHGALCYSYSGQCLLSSFIGGRSGNRGMCAQPCRKPYDLILGGKDGYGRPINTTKVEIMQSIIEHQKSKIFEAKIKEKYLLSTRDLAIYEYLDKISKSSVSSLKIEGRMRSPEYVAVVVSTYRKALDSIKKGRWKPRKKDIDDLKLAFNRDFTGGYLLEKDESSVMSRDRPGNRGVYVGPVTDYKKKDKKAVIEIKNQIIPEKGDGIVFINKDQNKNEYGMVIHESPHIYKNKANFTVQRPLKPGTLVYITRRKSLLDKAQKIISDDKHQIKIDLDIFIENNGSISLQSRFNAPDNVLIDLKLVPDFKMEAAVKKPVTEKIIETQFRKTGGTPFDIKNMNIHYPGGFFAPVSELNKLRRELFEKIEEKLISASCPSKNKMKEAHDKLNKLLPQLDIKANNIKLDKKSISLAVYADDLDILKGAASGKCDRIYFDPFTGNAALNCNSNLNTASTLNLINKAVSICKNTNTELILKFPKITSSYYLSSLNSFLAKAFNSGISGVMTDSIGAAEFMLNLNFQINLFASAGLNIWNYKSVEELQNILKNFTVSPELSKDEIKRLAFNIQTRGIDSNLELLVQGNVESIVSKDCIPHIAGDKVLKNKNAEKSFLGIEDTKNHLFPIRLDNECRTRILNSVELCLVDYMPQISKIGIDTVIIDARGRTQKYAHEMSHIYKKAIEIGAKKDQKSKRELNALKNKVKKISLGGITTGNFLRGVTEQ
- a CDS encoding catalase encodes the protein MDKDEKIDKKSKIEDLEEFREYPEGKGLTTDQGVKVSHTDDSLKAGKRGPTLMEDFHFREKITHFDHERIPERIVHARGAGAHGYFECYESMSEYTMAKFLQEPGKKTPVFVRFSTVAGFRGSADTARDVRGFATKFYTEDGNYDLVGNNIPIFFIQDAIKFPDLIHSVKPEPDNEIPQASTAHDTFYDFVVSAPETTHMIMWALSDRAIPRSYRMMEGFSVNTFRFVNSEGKGRFIKFIWKPLLGVHSLVWDESMKLGGEDPDYHRRDLYDAIDNGDYPEYELYVQMIEEEDEHNFDFDILDPTKHWPEEIIPPKKIGKLVLNRKPDNFFTEVEQVAFCPGNVVPGIDFSNDPLLQGRLFSYIDTQLIRLGGPNFHEIPINRPLAPVHNNQRDGYHRHTINTGKTSYFPNTLGDNCPKPVPREEGGYVHYMEKVEGKKIRDRSDKFKDFYSQARSFYKSMSEPEKQHIISAFHFEVGKVESKEVRQKMVDQFANVDKGLAVAIAKGVGVSPPSDGADSSTADNFPSFSMENTVKDTVKTRKVAILAENGFNYDELVNVKDALKDAGANSEIISMYLGMIKADNGQEIEVDRNYISTASTQFDAVYIPGGKESVDTLKKRGDVIHFVNEAFKHCKAIAAVSEGVDLLTESNITGFSISKGEITSDKGVVTTIDNTHIKNFAKSFIDAVAMHRHWNRETK